One Cytophagales bacterium DNA window includes the following coding sequences:
- a CDS encoding acyltransferase family protein, whose amino-acid sequence MTVKRRYDIDWLRVIAIGLLLIYHVAIIFQPWAMLIGFIRSDEMMESLWKPMTMLNVWRIPFLFYVSGMGVYFAIRKRTWKELLLERSKRILIPFVFGMVAIVPLHFLVFQKYYNLPLGYYAHPAHLWFLGNIFVYVLILLPIFFCLKNIAGGRFMSALSAFMNNPIGPMSVSVFFVLETMVIRPQVFEMYAQTWHGFFLGLLAFFFGFLFVYTGKTFWETVLRWRWLYLGMSVALYIIRLVVFDLKAPGYLMAVESNCWIFSVFGFGYKYLNKPSNFLGYLSQAAYPVYIIHMFVMYAGAMIILPLDIPVMLKFISLTLFTGAVSCLVYEFIIRRIGLLRPFFGLKWTFKKPGGAKILAEAAKYTR is encoded by the coding sequence ATGACCGTGAAAAGAAGATACGATATCGACTGGCTGCGCGTGATTGCGATAGGACTTCTACTCATCTACCATGTCGCGATAATTTTCCAGCCATGGGCCATGTTAATAGGATTTATCAGGAGCGATGAGATGATGGAAAGTTTGTGGAAGCCTATGACCATGCTGAATGTTTGGCGAATTCCTTTCCTCTTTTATGTTTCTGGTATGGGCGTTTATTTTGCCATCCGCAAGCGAACCTGGAAGGAACTGTTGCTTGAGCGTTCCAAGCGAATTCTAATTCCTTTCGTCTTTGGCATGGTAGCCATTGTTCCCTTGCATTTTCTGGTTTTTCAGAAATACTACAATCTGCCTTTGGGTTATTATGCACATCCGGCACATTTATGGTTCCTGGGAAACATATTCGTCTACGTACTGATCCTTCTGCCAATTTTTTTCTGCCTGAAGAACATAGCTGGTGGTAGGTTTATGAGCGCTTTATCAGCCTTCATGAACAATCCCATTGGTCCTATGTCCGTATCGGTCTTCTTTGTCCTTGAAACCATGGTTATCCGGCCACAGGTCTTTGAAATGTATGCGCAGACCTGGCATGGCTTTTTCCTCGGTTTACTGGCTTTCTTTTTCGGCTTTCTTTTTGTGTATACTGGAAAGACTTTCTGGGAGACTGTACTGAGATGGAGGTGGCTTTACCTGGGAATGTCCGTGGCCTTATACATTATTAGGTTGGTGGTATTCGACTTGAAGGCTCCCGGTTATCTCATGGCCGTGGAATCCAATTGCTGGATCTTTTCGGTCTTTGGATTCGGCTACAAGTACCTGAACAAGCCTAGCAACTTTTTAGGCTATTTAAGTCAGGCTGCATACCCCGTGTATATCATTCACATGTTTGTCATGTATGCCGGGGCCATGATCATTCTCCCATTGGATATTCCAGTTATGCTGAAATTCATATCACTGACCTTATTCACCGGTGCCGTGAGCTGCCTGGTTTATGAATTCATCATCAGGAGGATAGGTCTTCTTAGGCCATTTTTCGGCTTAAAATGGACCTTTAAAAAACCTGGAGGAGCGAAAATTCTTGCGGAAGCCGCAAAATACACACGTTAA
- a CDS encoding ankyrin repeat domain-containing protein, translated as MKTLKNISLGLLMNLVLVPIFLPACSQTNAQKKNESGIDKPAMSIHAAVLEGNLDVVRQHIKAGSDINEIEPMSGSTPIISAATFDKIEIAKALIEAGADLTISNNDGTTPLHSAAFFCRVEIVQLLIDANADKTIRNDFGATPRETVMGPFAEIKPIYEMMQQQLAPLGMQLDMEQLEKTRPVIAMMLQ; from the coding sequence ATGAAAACATTAAAGAATATCTCTCTCGGCCTACTCATGAACCTTGTATTGGTGCCCATTTTTTTACCGGCTTGCAGCCAGACTAATGCGCAAAAGAAAAATGAATCGGGGATTGACAAACCCGCAATGAGTATTCATGCAGCGGTGCTGGAAGGAAATCTGGACGTGGTAAGACAACATATAAAGGCAGGTTCGGATATCAATGAAATAGAACCTATGAGTGGGTCGACGCCCATCATCTCAGCGGCAACATTTGATAAAATAGAGATTGCAAAAGCGCTGATCGAAGCTGGGGCAGACTTAACCATCTCTAATAATGATGGGACCACACCGCTTCATTCTGCCGCTTTCTTTTGCAGGGTGGAGATCGTACAACTGTTGATCGATGCTAACGCTGACAAGACCATTAGGAATGATTTCGGGGCTACTCCCAGAGAAACTGTGATGGGCCCATTTGCTGAGATCAAGCCGATCTATGAAATGATGCAGCAACAGTTAGCACCGCTGGGCATGCAACTCGATATGGAACAGCTCGAAAAGACCCGTCCTGTCATTGCCATGATGCTACAGTAA
- the nrfH gene encoding cytochrome c nitrite reductase small subunit has translation MALFQRIKPPKSWKPVVIVLLGAIFGLGAYIAKVANVASYLTDDPRACINCHVMTPQYITWNHSSHREVASCNDCHVPHDNVIKQYAFKAKDGIYHATIYTLRAEPEAIVMHEAGREAVQNNCIRCHVDQVTDAKMQSWTATHTSDRLERTCWECHRETPHGRVRSLSSVGYHIEPIPIQTERELLIPKWLKEATEPKSTEDE, from the coding sequence ATGGCTCTGTTTCAACGAATAAAACCACCTAAATCCTGGAAACCAGTAGTTATTGTCCTGCTGGGTGCCATTTTCGGATTGGGTGCGTACATAGCCAAGGTCGCCAATGTAGCTTCCTATCTAACTGATGACCCACGTGCATGTATCAATTGTCACGTGATGACCCCCCAATACATCACCTGGAATCACAGTTCACATCGAGAGGTGGCCTCCTGCAACGACTGTCATGTGCCCCATGATAATGTCATAAAACAATATGCATTCAAAGCGAAAGATGGGATCTATCATGCCACGATCTATACCCTACGCGCGGAACCTGAAGCCATTGTGATGCATGAGGCTGGTCGAGAAGCCGTGCAGAATAACTGTATCAGATGTCATGTTGATCAGGTAACAGATGCGAAAATGCAGTCCTGGACTGCCACCCATACAAGTGACCGATTGGAACGAACCTGTTGGGAGTGCCATCGCGAAACACCACATGGCCGGGTGAGGAGTCTTTCCTCTGTCGGATATCACATTGAACCCATACCTATCCAAACGGAACGAGAACTTTTGATCCCCAAATGGCTGAAAGAAGCCACAGAACCTAAATCCACAGAAGATGAATAG
- a CDS encoding helix-turn-helix domain-containing protein — translation MSDTPFNAEDFVDRAKSIILENISNEQFGVSELAEAMHTSRSNLLRKIKQQTQLSASQFIRQVRLEKGMEILGQTSLTVSEVSFKVGFASTSYFIKCFREHYGYPPGQAGRRREVDKDPGDSSARQRQLVAIMFTDIEGYTALMQRDEKKGIDYRERHRKIFDTTTKKYNGRILQYYGDGTLSTFPSAIDAVKCGIEMQLAFREEPSIPIRIGIHSGDTIITDEEIIGDSVNVAARIEALAQSGSVYISDKVYDEVKNQDDLRTASMGVHQLKNVTRPVEVYAVSNDQLGAIEPGNASVTKGNPMVKWPAIAATVLLLGILIYSIVVFNGKPGSDSVAQLGDKSIAVLPFKNESSDSSNLYFVNGLMESTLNNLQKIKELRVISRSSVEKYRNTNKTIPEIAEELNVSYFVEGSGQKIGDQILLNIQLIEASTDRHLWAEQYNREVVDIFELQNEVARNIVSSIEVIVTPSELELIEKKPTENLVAYDYYLQALGPLNSRTHDGLNQAIGLLEKALEEDPEFSLAYANIAISYYLLEMSQLEKQNTEKINSYADKALLYDSKSAESLIAKYFYYVQTEEYRLALPHLEKALEYHPNSSFAIQMLADFHFRIVPNSGKYLEYALKGVQLDVAAYDSITLSYHYLNLSNAFIQNGFVDEANIYINKSLNHFPANYWAPYVKALIMYARESDIEQTKQSLKKEWKKDTTRLDILQDVAKFYFLKEDYDSAFYFYQKFVTARATNRLNIYPQEDIRIGIVYEKMGLTEQAKDFYQSYADYCDNDQSIYKSASLAAKYAHEGASNLAIEQLNIVATQDDFPYWMLVYLKVDPLLSSLKDRPAFDEVMQKIEDRFWENQSRLKVSLEEKGLI, via the coding sequence ATGTCAGACACACCTTTCAACGCCGAGGACTTTGTAGATCGGGCGAAATCCATCATCCTCGAAAACATCTCCAATGAACAATTCGGTGTTTCTGAACTGGCAGAGGCGATGCATACCAGCCGTTCCAACCTACTCAGAAAGATCAAGCAACAAACACAGCTTTCAGCGAGTCAGTTCATCCGACAGGTTCGGTTGGAAAAGGGCATGGAGATACTTGGACAGACTTCCCTGACAGTTTCAGAAGTCTCCTTCAAAGTTGGCTTTGCAAGTACCTCCTATTTTATCAAATGTTTCCGGGAACACTATGGATATCCACCTGGCCAAGCAGGTAGAAGAAGAGAGGTTGATAAAGATCCGGGAGACTCCTCTGCAAGGCAACGACAATTGGTCGCCATCATGTTTACTGATATTGAAGGGTACACAGCCCTCATGCAGAGGGATGAAAAGAAAGGTATTGACTACAGGGAACGACATAGAAAAATTTTTGACACGACAACCAAAAAATACAATGGGCGAATTCTGCAGTATTATGGTGATGGTACACTTAGTACATTCCCTAGTGCAATTGATGCCGTGAAATGTGGCATTGAAATGCAGCTTGCTTTTCGGGAGGAACCTAGTATTCCGATTCGAATTGGCATTCACTCAGGCGATACGATCATCACTGATGAAGAGATCATCGGGGACAGTGTAAATGTTGCTGCGCGCATTGAAGCACTTGCCCAGTCAGGTAGTGTGTATATCTCCGACAAGGTGTATGACGAAGTGAAAAATCAAGATGACCTTCGCACTGCATCCATGGGGGTTCATCAATTGAAAAATGTCACAAGACCTGTGGAAGTATATGCTGTTTCCAATGATCAATTGGGTGCTATTGAGCCAGGGAATGCCAGCGTTACGAAAGGCAATCCGATGGTGAAGTGGCCGGCAATTGCAGCAACTGTACTTCTACTTGGGATCCTGATCTACTCTATTGTCGTATTCAATGGAAAACCGGGATCAGATTCAGTTGCCCAGTTAGGTGATAAGTCCATCGCCGTATTGCCGTTCAAAAACGAGAGCAGTGATTCTTCAAATCTCTATTTTGTAAATGGGCTCATGGAGTCCACGCTAAACAACCTTCAAAAGATCAAAGAACTACGGGTCATCAGCAGATCATCGGTTGAGAAATACAGAAATACCAATAAAACCATTCCGGAAATAGCCGAGGAACTCAACGTCAGTTACTTTGTAGAAGGTAGTGGCCAGAAAATTGGTGACCAAATACTGCTCAATATCCAGTTGATTGAGGCTTCAACTGATCGACATCTTTGGGCCGAGCAATATAACCGGGAAGTCGTTGACATTTTTGAATTGCAGAATGAAGTGGCTCGAAACATCGTCAGCTCCATTGAAGTCATTGTAACTCCATCGGAACTTGAACTAATAGAGAAAAAACCCACTGAAAACCTGGTAGCCTATGATTATTACCTGCAGGCGCTTGGTCCTTTGAATTCACGAACACATGATGGACTTAATCAAGCAATTGGTTTACTTGAAAAAGCGCTGGAAGAAGATCCTGAGTTCTCCTTAGCTTATGCCAATATCGCTATATCCTACTATCTGCTTGAAATGTCCCAGCTAGAGAAACAAAATACTGAAAAGATCAATAGTTATGCAGACAAGGCCTTATTATATGATTCAAAATCCGCCGAGAGCCTGATCGCCAAGTATTTTTACTACGTACAAACAGAGGAATACAGACTGGCCCTGCCCCATCTGGAAAAAGCGCTGGAGTATCATCCTAATTCATCTTTTGCCATACAGATGCTGGCTGATTTCCATTTTCGAATTGTTCCCAACTCTGGTAAATACCTGGAATACGCTTTGAAAGGGGTGCAGCTTGATGTGGCAGCCTATGATTCTATTACCCTAAGCTATCACTACTTAAACCTGAGCAATGCCTTCATCCAGAATGGTTTTGTGGATGAAGCGAATATTTACATCAATAAATCACTAAACCACTTTCCAGCGAACTATTGGGCGCCCTACGTAAAGGCCTTAATCATGTATGCCAGGGAATCTGATATTGAACAAACCAAACAATCATTAAAAAAGGAATGGAAAAAGGACACCACCAGATTGGACATCTTGCAGGATGTGGCGAAGTTCTACTTTCTCAAGGAGGATTATGATAGTGCCTTTTATTTCTACCAGAAATTTGTGACTGCCAGAGCAACAAATAGACTGAATATTTACCCACAGGAAGATATTAGGATTGGTATCGTGTATGAGAAAATGGGCCTGACGGAACAAGCGAAGGACTTTTACCAATCATATGCGGACTACTGTGATAATGACCAATCCATCTACAAGAGCGCGAGCCTTGCTGCGAAGTATGCCCATGAGGGTGCAAGTAACCTGGCCATTGAACAACTAAACATCGTCGCGACACAGGATGACTTTCCATACTGGATGCTCGTATACCTGAAAGTTGATCCGCTCCTGAGTTCCTTGAAAGACCGGCCTGCATTTGATGAGGTCATGCAAAAAATCGAGGATCGTTTCTGGGAAAATCAGTCCCGGCTAAAAGTGTCGCTGGAGGAAAAAGGACTGATTTAA
- the nrfA gene encoding ammonia-forming cytochrome c nitrite reductase — protein sequence MNSTKNWLLFGATVAIVLLLSILANSILSRKAESQFAYQPQVQISENEPRNEVWGENFPRQYQSFMQTRDTSFSSYLNGSKLRDALEENPELVVLWAGYGFAKDYNQPRGHGYAIEDLQNTLRTGGPTGPGTGPMPSTCWSCKSPDVPRLMNEIGIEEFYSGKWADNGSEVVNPIGCADCHNPKTMSLQISRPALIEAFQSMGKEIDQATHQEMRSLVCAQCHVEYYFNKNTPGKEGVPYLTFPWKDGMSVEAMEEYYDNLEFKDWTHAISKAPMLKAQHPGYELFEQGIHAKRGVSCADCHMPYKTEGGQKFTDHHIRSPLANPANSCQVCHRQDKNELIANVYDKQKKIKKTQLELEKLIVRAHVEARKAWDLGATEEQMAAILTDIRHAQWRWDYSVASHGGSFHAPVEVSRIVSSATATAQEARVKLARLLADLGFTDEVPYPDITTKAKAQAFAGLDMEKLEKEKAVFKENIIPKWLEEAKEREDKMEVKTVSQN from the coding sequence ATGAATAGTACGAAAAACTGGTTATTATTTGGAGCCACCGTAGCAATTGTCTTGCTATTGAGTATTCTGGCCAATAGCATCTTAAGCAGAAAGGCTGAAAGTCAGTTTGCTTATCAACCACAAGTACAAATTTCTGAGAATGAACCTCGCAATGAAGTTTGGGGAGAGAACTTCCCTCGCCAGTATCAATCTTTCATGCAAACACGTGATACATCCTTCTCCAGTTATCTCAATGGTTCAAAGCTAAGAGACGCCCTGGAGGAAAATCCGGAATTAGTGGTGTTGTGGGCAGGATATGGCTTCGCTAAAGACTACAATCAGCCCCGTGGCCATGGCTATGCCATTGAAGACTTACAAAATACGCTACGAACAGGAGGCCCTACAGGTCCGGGGACCGGACCGATGCCAAGTACCTGCTGGTCGTGTAAAAGCCCGGATGTACCGCGTTTAATGAATGAAATTGGCATAGAGGAATTCTATTCAGGTAAGTGGGCGGACAATGGATCAGAAGTAGTGAATCCGATTGGTTGCGCCGACTGTCACAATCCAAAGACCATGTCCTTGCAAATCTCCCGACCTGCTTTGATTGAGGCGTTCCAATCCATGGGGAAAGAGATTGACCAGGCTACCCACCAGGAAATGCGTTCACTGGTCTGCGCACAATGCCACGTGGAATATTATTTCAATAAGAACACACCTGGAAAGGAAGGCGTACCCTATCTGACCTTCCCGTGGAAAGACGGCATGAGTGTTGAAGCGATGGAGGAGTACTATGACAATCTGGAGTTCAAAGACTGGACCCATGCCATCAGTAAGGCGCCCATGTTGAAAGCACAACACCCAGGATACGAACTCTTTGAACAAGGTATTCACGCCAAACGAGGGGTTTCTTGCGCTGATTGCCACATGCCGTATAAAACGGAAGGTGGACAAAAATTTACAGATCACCATATTCGTTCTCCATTGGCTAACCCGGCCAATTCATGTCAGGTCTGTCACCGACAGGATAAAAATGAACTCATTGCCAATGTTTATGACAAACAGAAGAAGATCAAGAAGACACAGCTTGAACTGGAGAAATTGATCGTGAGGGCCCATGTGGAAGCAAGAAAAGCCTGGGACCTGGGCGCTACCGAGGAACAAATGGCCGCTATTCTCACAGATATTCGTCATGCGCAATGGCGGTGGGACTATTCTGTAGCCTCACATGGAGGTTCTTTCCATGCGCCGGTTGAAGTAAGCCGTATTGTGTCTTCCGCCACGGCAACTGCGCAGGAAGCTCGTGTAAAATTGGCAAGGCTGTTGGCAGATCTCGGATTCACGGATGAAGTGCCTTATCCTGATATTACTACCAAAGCAAAGGCCCAGGCATTTGCCGGATTAGACATGGAAAAGCTAGAAAAAGAGAAAGCCGTATTTAAGGAAAATATCATTCCCAAATGGCTGGAGGAAGCTAAGGAGCGTGAGGACAAGATGGAAGTGAAAACGGTCTCACAGAATTAA
- a CDS encoding alginate export family protein, with protein sequence MTRINHLILLFFFSFISFPTIAQLTFGTQVRPRAEFRNGFKTLNGDDRSPAFFIEQRARLFADYDTEKFRVRVNFQDVRIWGSTSQIYKTDPNVVTNVFEAWGLYRFSNTWSLKIGRMAWDYDNARFLGDLRWAAQSRSHDGMVFRYQSDNSQFQLDLGAAFNQVGFEPAILSETFYSGVNNYKTNQFLYLKKGFNDTNLSLLIHNDGRQVQADSSLAMRQTYGLTGTGNLGGLAWGGELFYQGGKNARDVSVNAFFVSAYLKFKTAATPITIGIDYLSGTSTTDSEDKSFIPLYGTNHKFYGYMDYFYVGNPHGQGANISGLMDVHLKTKFKAGVQGSLVVNTHVFQSAADLYNPSDVTISESKYLGTEVDLVYTLTMTKDVKFNLGYSQMFASESMELIKSTGDSNSLNNWIWTMIDFNPSVVVKAFQ encoded by the coding sequence ATGACCAGAATAAATCATCTAATCCTACTTTTCTTTTTTAGCTTTATTTCATTCCCCACTATTGCTCAGCTTACGTTTGGTACGCAAGTTCGACCCAGAGCGGAATTTCGAAATGGCTTTAAAACACTGAATGGAGATGACAGATCGCCTGCCTTTTTCATAGAACAACGTGCCAGATTGTTTGCCGATTACGACACGGAAAAATTTCGGGTCCGGGTCAATTTTCAGGATGTGAGAATCTGGGGTAGCACCAGCCAAATCTATAAAACGGATCCTAATGTGGTGACCAATGTCTTTGAAGCATGGGGCCTTTACCGTTTTTCAAATACCTGGTCCTTAAAAATTGGTAGAATGGCCTGGGACTATGATAATGCTCGTTTTTTGGGAGACCTTCGTTGGGCTGCCCAAAGCAGAAGCCATGATGGGATGGTCTTCCGTTACCAAAGTGATAATAGCCAATTTCAGTTAGACCTGGGAGCCGCTTTTAATCAGGTTGGCTTTGAGCCCGCCATTCTTTCTGAAACCTTTTACTCTGGCGTAAACAACTACAAAACCAACCAATTCCTTTACCTGAAAAAGGGATTTAATGATACCAACCTTTCATTGCTCATTCACAATGATGGTCGTCAGGTACAGGCAGACTCATCATTGGCAATGCGCCAGACCTATGGGTTGACTGGAACTGGTAACTTAGGTGGGTTGGCCTGGGGAGGAGAACTCTTCTATCAGGGGGGTAAAAATGCCAGAGATGTGTCTGTCAACGCATTCTTCGTTTCCGCTTATCTGAAGTTCAAAACTGCCGCTACTCCTATCACAATTGGTATAGATTATCTGTCTGGAACATCTACGACGGACTCAGAGGACAAGTCTTTCATCCCCTTGTATGGCACCAATCATAAGTTTTACGGATACATGGATTATTTCTATGTCGGCAACCCTCACGGGCAGGGAGCAAATATTTCAGGACTCATGGATGTCCATCTGAAAACAAAGTTTAAAGCAGGTGTGCAGGGATCTCTGGTCGTCAATACCCATGTTTTTCAAAGTGCCGCCGACCTGTATAACCCTTCGGATGTGACCATTTCAGAAAGTAAATACCTGGGAACCGAAGTTGATCTGGTTTACACACTCACCATGACGAAAGATGTAAAATTTAATCTTGGGTATTCTCAAATGTTTGCTTCCGAATCTATGGAATTGATTAAGTCCACTGGAGATTCCAACAGCTTGAACAACTGGATCTGGACGATGATTGATTTTAACCCTTCCGTGGTGGTGAAAGCATTTCAATAA
- the ccsA gene encoding cytochrome c biogenesis protein CcsA: protein MKKIAAFLFSSKLTLLALIAFGVAMAVATFLENDFGTPAARGMVYNAWWFEVLMLILAINFLGNIVKYRLLRREKFNILLFHIAFIIILIGAAVTRYTGYEGLIQIREGQQSNTVISQERYFNLEVHFGDQHWSQVEPIRATRLQQPDLTIQTGNADTPLQVELTGFVPDAVQTLIEGMPEQSVIELVAVVKEGRKSFYLEKGGSVFINGHEFTLNKQKPGAINITQENDLFLIDSPETFNYMVMSTQQVEILESAVTDTLQLRALYQSDHLNFVLSEVHQGKTLAYQTTEDKEQTQSAADLLFLTLRTEQQQRDIILAAIDGVYSPIQEAHIGDYQVNTSYGPKLITLPFELHLRDFQLKRYPGSVSPSSYASELLVKDPQGDIPVRISMNNVLDHRGYRFFQASYDLDELGTVLSVNRDYWGTQISYLGYLLMGLGMLFTLFGRNSRFRQVSKKLNKLKTATAAVLIMIIPLGLQANDEETLKKVEFSFVIDAQHAASFGKLMVQDMDGRVKPINTLASEFLRKLTRKTSYTLKNEDHSERLNSDQVFLSIHQNPFAWKDMPLIKVDEEKGRVLLEMLKIENRNLLSFQELIDEHGTYRLMEAVQTALRKKPAERSEQDKELIKVDERFNILYQALTGNYLKVFPQPEAEDNKWFNSEFQRAGFKKDDSLFVRNILNIYYQDIQEAQLNQDWTEANNKLQYIRTFQNKMGAAIIPNGSSVKAELLYNKLNIYNRLFPVFWMLGLYLLVMALFRVFFQSRALKIAYFTGVTLTALSSVALTANIILRWYAGGYPPWSNGYEMIILVTWALFLFGFIFCRKSDFILPVVAIFGGTLLFVSFLDWLNPEITSLVPVLKSYWLKIHVAIIVSSYAPLALSALLGLLVLIFMIIKHPGLTKPIKELTYINELSMTIGLFMLAVGTFLGGVWANESWGRYWGWDPKETWALISIIVYAVVLHMRLVPTLRGPYAFSLASVVSFFSIIMTSFGVNYYLSGLHSYAAGDPLPIPNFVYWVIFMVLAVGMWSYFRRDQLIRV from the coding sequence ATGAAAAAAATAGCTGCTTTTCTCTTCTCCAGTAAATTGACATTGTTGGCGTTGATTGCTTTTGGTGTGGCCATGGCCGTTGCCACTTTTCTGGAAAATGATTTTGGTACCCCTGCTGCAAGGGGGATGGTCTACAATGCCTGGTGGTTTGAGGTACTGATGTTGATCCTGGCGATTAATTTTTTGGGGAATATTGTCAAGTACAGGCTTTTGAGAAGGGAGAAATTTAATATTCTTCTTTTCCATATCGCTTTTATCATTATCCTTATTGGCGCGGCAGTCACGCGGTATACGGGATACGAAGGACTCATACAAATCAGGGAAGGACAACAATCCAATACCGTGATTTCCCAGGAACGGTATTTTAACCTTGAAGTCCACTTTGGTGATCAGCATTGGTCTCAGGTTGAGCCCATCAGGGCGACACGATTACAACAACCAGACCTGACCATTCAGACCGGGAATGCCGATACTCCCCTGCAGGTGGAGCTTACAGGATTTGTGCCTGATGCCGTGCAAACACTGATCGAGGGGATGCCTGAACAGTCTGTGATCGAACTGGTCGCTGTGGTAAAGGAAGGCAGAAAAAGCTTCTATCTGGAAAAGGGGGGTAGCGTCTTCATTAATGGACATGAGTTCACGCTGAACAAGCAAAAGCCCGGAGCTATCAACATTACTCAGGAGAATGACCTTTTTCTGATCGACTCGCCCGAAACCTTTAACTACATGGTGATGTCCACCCAGCAGGTGGAAATATTGGAAAGTGCAGTAACCGATACACTGCAATTACGAGCCTTGTACCAGTCAGATCACCTGAATTTTGTATTAAGTGAAGTGCATCAGGGAAAAACACTGGCCTACCAAACCACAGAGGATAAAGAACAGACGCAAAGTGCTGCAGATCTACTGTTTTTGACATTAAGAACTGAGCAGCAACAAAGGGACATCATTTTGGCAGCGATCGATGGTGTATATAGCCCCATACAGGAAGCCCATATCGGTGACTATCAGGTGAACACCTCTTATGGCCCCAAGTTGATCACCTTGCCTTTTGAACTACACCTCAGGGATTTTCAACTGAAAAGGTATCCGGGCTCGGTGAGCCCATCCTCTTATGCCAGTGAATTACTTGTAAAAGACCCTCAAGGAGACATCCCAGTTCGCATTTCGATGAACAATGTACTGGACCACCGCGGTTATCGTTTTTTTCAGGCTTCCTATGATTTGGATGAATTGGGGACGGTACTTTCTGTGAATCGGGATTATTGGGGTACTCAAATAAGTTACCTTGGATATTTACTGATGGGACTGGGCATGCTATTTACCCTTTTTGGTCGAAACTCCAGATTCAGACAAGTAAGTAAAAAACTGAACAAGCTCAAAACGGCTACCGCTGCAGTGCTGATCATGATCATTCCACTGGGGTTGCAGGCAAATGACGAGGAAACTCTGAAAAAAGTGGAGTTCAGTTTTGTAATTGATGCGCAACATGCGGCCAGTTTTGGGAAATTAATGGTCCAGGACATGGATGGAAGGGTCAAACCCATCAACACACTCGCCTCCGAATTCCTGCGCAAACTGACTCGAAAAACAAGCTACACCTTAAAAAACGAAGACCATTCGGAGCGCCTCAACAGTGATCAGGTGTTTCTTTCTATTCATCAAAACCCCTTCGCATGGAAAGACATGCCGTTGATCAAGGTGGACGAAGAAAAAGGACGCGTTCTGCTGGAAATGTTGAAGATCGAAAATCGGAACTTGCTAAGTTTTCAGGAGTTGATTGACGAACATGGCACTTATCGCTTAATGGAAGCCGTGCAAACCGCCCTCCGCAAAAAACCTGCTGAACGATCTGAACAGGACAAGGAATTGATCAAGGTTGATGAACGGTTCAATATCTTATACCAGGCACTGACCGGCAATTACCTGAAAGTGTTCCCACAGCCTGAAGCCGAGGACAATAAGTGGTTCAATAGTGAATTTCAACGGGCAGGTTTCAAAAAAGACGATTCTTTGTTTGTTCGTAATATTCTGAATATCTACTATCAGGATATTCAGGAAGCTCAATTGAATCAAGACTGGACGGAAGCCAACAACAAGCTGCAATACATTCGCACCTTTCAAAATAAAATGGGTGCAGCAATCATTCCGAATGGAAGTAGTGTGAAGGCAGAACTGCTTTATAATAAACTGAACATTTATAATCGACTTTTTCCTGTTTTCTGGATGCTCGGGTTGTACTTATTAGTTATGGCCCTTTTCCGTGTTTTCTTTCAATCTCGTGCACTCAAGATTGCTTATTTCACGGGTGTAACGTTGACCGCTTTATCATCCGTTGCGCTTACTGCCAATATCATTCTTCGTTGGTATGCCGGTGGGTACCCACCGTGGAGTAACGGCTATGAAATGATTATTTTGGTCACTTGGGCGCTTTTTCTCTTTGGCTTTATTTTTTGCCGAAAAAGCGATTTCATCTTGCCGGTGGTGGCTATTTTCGGAGGTACTTTACTCTTCGTTTCCTTTTTGGATTGGCTCAACCCTGAGATCACCAGTCTGGTTCCCGTACTCAAGTCCTATTGGTTAAAAATACATGTAGCGATCATCGTGAGCAGTTACGCACCCTTGGCGCTTTCTGCATTGCTTGGGCTACTGGTGCTCATTTTCATGATCATCAAACATCCTGGCCTCACTAAACCGATAAAAGAATTGACTTACATCAATGAATTATCGATGACGATTGGCTTGTTCATGCTGGCCGTCGGGACGTTTCTGGGTGGCGTATGGGCCAATGAATCGTGGGGCAGATATTGGGGGTGGGACCCAAAAGAAACCTGGGCGCTGATTTCAATCATTGTCTATGCAGTGGTCTTGCACATGCGGCTCGTTCCAACCCTAAGAGGGCCCTACGCCTTTAGCCTCGCGAGTGTAGTTTCCTTTTTCTCGATTATCATGACCTCCTTTGGGGTCAATTATTATCTGTCTGGTCTTCATTCCTATGCCGCAGGTGATCCGCTGCCGATTCCAAACTTTGTTTACTGGGTCATCTTTATGGTGCTGGCTGTAGGAATGTGGTCTTACTTCCGGAGAGATCAATTGATCCGGGTCTAG